The stretch of DNA GTGTCTTCTGCATGACAGTGGATGCCTGCTTCTCCCCTTCCACCCTTTCCAAAGTGGTGCAAGGGAAATGTGTGAGCAATTTCTTGCTCTGCCACACCCGTGGTCCCACCTCTGGGCCATGGGCTTGGGACTGTTGATTTATCCAGCAGATGGGACTTGTGAACTGCCTGATCTTCACTGCTTGCACCTGCAACCAGACCTATTCCACCCCTCCATAAATCAACCCCTGCTGTGGTTGTCTTCTGGGATCACTgacccttccctctcctctgggtCTGTTTGCACTTCCTTGCTTATATTCAATCCTTCCATTGCATCCCTGCAAAATCTCATTGGTATTTAAAGGAAGAGTGCTGTAAGCCACTAATGGAGGTGGTTTCATTCCCTCTCATCCCATCCATTGCCTCCCTGACTTTCTGGGGTGCAGTGGTTCCCCAGGCAGTATTTGAGGAAAATAACTCTGGGCAGAGGGGAACCACCATCCCCAAACTGCACCAGGGGGTGGGTTTTGAAAAGCTTCTCaaacatttttcccttcttcctgcagctctcttAGCTTCCAAGTGATGATAGTAAAATGCCTGTCCCCTGGTTGCACTCCCTGCCAGTCCTGGGGTCGGACCCAGCTCCACAGGGTGCTCCAGGCTCCCAGCCACACTGGGAAGCTGCTTGAATGCTGATTGTGTTTGTCAGGGCAGCCGGATTAAGAGCACAGTGGCTAAGCCTCCTCACTGAGCCTCCTCTCCAGTGGAGTCCTTGCCAGGGCATTGCTCAGAAACCCACGAGGAAAGAGCATTTTCCAGGGTTCTTTCTCCCAGGGTCGTTGATGTGCAATTGTGGCTGAGTACCCCCCTGGTGATGGGAGCCTGCCTGCACCAATTTTGGGGGCCTGAGGTCTGTGTGTGGGACTCAGGCTGACATTTCCAGTTGGTACCTTTTAAATAACCACTGTGGTTTTAAAAGGCATCTGAGCAGCATCTAAAAATCAGGTTAAAAGGAAGTTTGACCCTGGCTGTCACCTTGCTAGGTCTtgtggtttttaaaatgttaccatcttgtttctgttttttgttttagaaaagcTGTTGGTCTCAAGGACttgttttgtgcttttgggcATGAACCTGCTTTCTTGTCTGGCAGTGAGCTGTCAGCTCTCCCACCACtgccggggctgtgcagggctttgCTGGGCAGGATGCAGCCAGCACACACTTGCACTAGGAaagccctgggcaggagcatccccaccctgcagcatcGCCCCAAAGCCCTTGGCATCCTCCCCATGAAGGGTTTGCTCTGCAGTGAACTGGCAGAGCAGGATTCCTGCCTGCTTCCTGCCACACTGGCAGGTGCTTGGGGCATGATGCTGcccatcccagtcccagctcacacctggctgctctgggggtctggtgctggctgcaccccctgcctgggcagcctgggaagACTCAGCCGGCATCTGGCCAGAGATGCTGTCTCCAAAGCCTGGTCATTAAGTACCAATAATGAAAAGCTCTTGGGGAAAATGGACTAATGAAACGCCCTTGGAAATGGCAGGTGATGTAGGTGCAGAGCCCTCTTCCCTGTCCCATGGAGGATGGTGCAAGGATGGACACATGGTCCTGTCCATCAGCTGCTGGCTCCGGTGCTTGGCATCAAACCCACTGCTGCCATTTGCCTGCCCGTCACTGTGGGAatgcagctgccagcacccactgctgctggcagatgAAAGAAACCTGGAGAGGGAGTTGGATGGCACAGCCAGGGTGGATAATGCATTCCAAGCTCTCTGCATCCCTAGGTGGGGAGACTCCCTCTGCATAAGCACATCCCTAAAATCAACAGACCTGGAGAAGTGCCCTATCCCAAaaccccagcagggctgttgtctcagggatgctggaggggCAGAAGGAGTGAGGTGGAACAGGCAGGACACACCTCAGGGGGGCTAAGGAGAGAAGGTGCATCTCCCTTGGTCGTGCCTGGAGATCATCCATGTGCACAAAGATAAATTACAAATCAATAAACCCAGCTGTTCCAccatgcccagcacagccagcacagggaggctgtTGGTATGTCACGGATATGGTGAAGGAGGAGAGTGATGGAAGCTGGAAGGAgactggctgccagcagcacctaCGGGGCCTGGCTGAAGCAGTGCCATGTCGGCAGGGTTGGGAagtgctgcctggagcaggagttgctgctgggaagggcagggatgacAGGATTACCCTGCCAAGCCCCAGCCTGTAATCCACAGTGCCGCTCAGCCGGCCACGTTTAATCCTGTTATGAGCCCGGCTGGTGTCAGCAGGGAGGGTGCTCAGCCAcggtgctggcagggcacaggagctCTCCTTGAGAGGAACAGCAACTCCTGCCCTTGTCCCCAACACTGGTAGAGAGTttggggacagagctgtgagtcacttttttttccttaaacacatTGACCTCATCAGTCTGTCCCCCAGGTGGCTTCACCTTCTGGCAAGCAGTGCTCattgtttccctttccttttttcaaatGAGCCTTTCACAGGGAAGGCAAAAATATTCCCAAGGTCCCTTTGGCTCCACGTGGGCACTCCCGCATGCCCATCTCGGTGACCttggctggcagctcctggctcgGCCTTGAGCTGCCCAGCTGGCAGGCTCCCCGTGTCCCTCCTGTGTCCCTCCCGTGTCCCTCCtgtgtccctccctgccatCCGAGCTGGGCCGTGGGGGGCTCAGACCACCCCCCTTTCTCCTCGGCAGAGTGCAGCTcttgctgggcacagggaggaacggggctgcttctccagctgcttgAGACACCAGAGGTTcacagggggctgggggctcccctCCATCACACCTGGTGATGCACCTGCACTCCAGGTGCACCCACAGCTGCCATCCCATAGCACGGCTGCGTGCCACACTCCCACTACATCCCTGGTACCGCCGGGAGCTCACAGCATTCCTGTGGCAAGCCCTGGCACGCTGGCAAGCTTGTGAGGACTCTGCTGGGGCTGTCACGCTGGCAGAAATACCAGCGGCAGCCTTGGCACAGCCGGCTGTCCCTGCCTTCTCATGCCACCTCTCTCTCTCAGGGTGCCGTGTGGAGCCGGGGAAGCCGGGATTCGCCATGCCCGCACTCCCACCACCAACCACGCCGaggccgcccgccgccccctcgCCCCGCTGAagccatggagctgctgctgctgctgctgctgccaccaccacagGCATTTTGGCTCGGCAAGGGGACTCTTGGTGCCTCTGCCATGGTGACATGAAGCAGACAGCGAGGGACGCCCGACTGCTGGAGGGGAGAGAGCCTGCACAGGCGGCCTGctagtattttaatttattagtAGTATTCAATTTGATTTTACCtagttttttgttggttggttgcttgcttcttcccctccccggggctcgtgaggggagggggcaggcaggggagaggggccCCACCTCACCCAGCGGATGCAAGGATGACtgtgctggccagggccaggcGGGGTATCTGGCAGCTCTCTCCGCAGGTGGTGTTGCTCCTACTCTTTGCCTTCTGCCTGCTCAGTGTTTTTGTCTCTGCTTATTATTTATATGGGTGGAAAAGGGGCTTGGAGCCCTCTGGGGACGTGGCGGGGCCGGACTGCGACGAGCCCAAGGTCGCCCCTTCCCGCTTGCTGCCACTGAAGACCCTCAAGGTGGCCGACTCCTCCCGCACAGACCCCTTGGTGCTGGTCTTCGTGGAGAGCCTCTACtcccagctgggccaggagATTGTGGCCATTTTGGAGTCGAGTCGCTTCAAATACAGGACAGAGATTGCCCCGGGGAAGGGGGACATGCCCACACTGACCGATAAGGACCGGGGACGCTTTGCGCTCATCATCTACGAGAACATCCTCAAGTATGTCAACCTGGACGCCTGGAACCGCGAGCTGCTGGACAAGTACTGCGTGGAGTATGGCGTGGGCATCATCGGCTTCTTCAAGGTGAGGGGGTGCATGGGGCAAGCCAAGATCCCATGACCAGGCCAGATGTGAGCCCTGgtgtcctgctgctccacagggacTTTGCCCTCCCCATGCTTTCTGCAAGCAGTGTGAGTTGGTGTGGGGCACATTCTTGTAGCAGAGGGCACCATGTTAGCTCTCTCCCTTTGGAAGGGCTCTGTGGCCCTTGGAGATTTTGAGGGAAAAACCACACTTCTGGGATCAGTCCAGTTGCTTTTAGCACTTGTTTTCCAGCAGTGACCCTTGCTGGGATTTGCCAAAAGCGTGAACAGGTATTTTGCTCAGCagcccttctcctgcccagggctcctaGCCTTGGGGCACTTTGCACATAGAACATGGGCCAGATTGAGTGTGTGAGGTCTGAGGGCACCCCATGCTCCAGAGAGGAAGGGGGGAACCCAGAACCTGGATCTCTAGGGGTGGTGAGCTGTCGCTTCTGTTGCTGTGGCTGTTGGTGTTCCTTGTGAGCCCCTGCTTTGTCCCCAGTGTACCACCCCCTGTAGCTCCCATTTTCCCCATGCAGGCCAACGAGAACAGCCTTCTGAGTGCCCAGCTGAAGGGCTTCCCACTCTTCCTCCACTCCAACCTGGCACTGAAGGACTGCAGCATCAACCCCAAGTCTCCCCTGCTCTACATCACACGGCCCAGCGAGGTGGAGAAGGGTGTGCTCCCCGGGGAGGACTGGACTGTCTTCCAGTCCAACCACTCCACCTACGAGCCCGTCCTCCTGGCCAAGACCAAGTCAGCCGAGTCCATCCCGCACATGAGTGTGGACGCTGCGCTGCACACCACCGTGATGCAGGACCTGGGCCTCCACGATGGCATTCAGAGGGTGCTCTTTGGCAACAACCTCAACTTCTGGCTGCACAAGTTGGTCTTTGTGGACTCTGTCTCCTTCCTGACGGGCAAGAGGTTGTCTCTGCCCCTTGACCGCTACATCCTGGTGGACATCGATGACATCTTTGTGGGCAAGGAGGGCACACGCATGAAGGTGGAAGATGTCAAGGTGTGTCTGTGCTCTCCTGGCtgggtgggcagggctggacacTTGTGCTTGCTCAGAGATGCTCCAGAGATGAACTTTGCTGCCCTCAGGGcctcccctgtccctctgaGAGCCCTTCTGCAAAGCGCTCAGGGACATTGGTGCTTGCCTGATGTGGCAGCTGTCCCTGAGGCCACGTGCTGAGGACACCTTGctttctctccccttctcccaggCACTGTTTGACACACAGAACGAGCTGCGCACCCACATCCCGAACTTCACCTTCAACCTGGGATACTCAGGGAAATTCTTCCACACAGGTGAGAAGGGCAAGGGCACCACTGAGAGTCCTCAGGCATCCCACCCTATTCTTCCATCACCTGGCCACCAGGAGGGGCTacctctccctctgccccagctgtACACACAGCTCTCTGTGTTCAGTGGTGACAGCAAGTGTCATGCCACAGGTACTGATGCTGAGGACGAAGGTGATGACCTGCTGCTGTCCTATGTGAAGGAGTTCTGGTGGTTCCCCCACATGTGGAGCCACATGCAGCCTCACCTCTTCCATAACCAGTCGGTTCTTGCCGAGCAGATGACCTTAAACAAGAAATTCGCTGTCGTGAGTAAAATGCTGCCAGTGGGGTTGCTTGTGGTGAGGGGAGGATGGTAGAAGAGGAGCAAAGAAGATTCCCAGGGAATGGCCTCTCccttgctggagcagagggatctGGTGACATTAAGTCATGTCCCCCATATTGCAGCTGTGTGGGTAAATCCATTTATTCTGTAGTACCTAGTGCTAAAGGATTTATGTGCAGCAGCCAGCTTGTTGCTGTGGCAGTGAGCTGCCTCAGTGGCTATTAAAGGGGGGGCCctgtctgtgccctgcagccatgCCTGCCTGGCCTGGCACCGTGGGGTTGCAGGAATGCTCAGCCTGGCGCCGTGTGACTCTGCTGGGTGATGATGTGGGATCCTGGAgccgtggctgtgctgggaggctcCGGCTGATGGAAACTCCCTCTACAGGCTGAACTGTCAGAGACATGTTTGGTTGTTAAGGCAGGCTCTGACCTTCAGCTTGGTCAGGAGTTCTCTGTCCTCTTGGGCTGTCCTTTGTGTAGCACTGACACCAGTTCATGCTGTGATTGACTGACATCTGTCTTGAATCCAAACGGGTAAAGCCAGACCTATTAATAATTGGATCCTATGGCCTAAGAGAGGGATCTTCAACCTAACTTGAATTTATTATCTGATAATTACAAGTGCTTAATTAGAGAGAGACCAGACCTTTCCTACTTAGGATGGGCAGTGTTCCAGCTCAGAATTTCCAGGCTGTTTTGTATTTACTGGTATAAACCAATCTACAGTCCTATATAGCTGTGTCTCCTCACTGTTCACACAACAGCTTGGCTGTGGCTGTTCCGTGGGTGACAGCAGGAGACAGGGATGAGGATGGTCTGAATGAAGCAGAGGAGTGGGTGTCCACCCAGCATGGCTGCTCCTCGGCTCCCTTTTGTGGAGACAGCCAAGCTTAGGAGAGGATGCAGGGGCACAGCCTTGACCTGGTTGCTCTCCAGAGGCACAACTAGACATTTTGTAACTGGGAATGGAGAGGGACTGGTTTGTGATTTTGAGGTCTCCACAGTCACCCATTCCCAGGCACTCACTTCTCTGCAGGAGCATGGCATCCCCACTGACATGGGGTACGCTGTGGCCCCCCACCACTCGGGCGTGTACCCTGTGCACGTGCAGCTGTACGAGGCTTGGAAGCAGGTCTGGTCCATCAGGGTGACGAGCACGGAGGAATATCCACACCTGAAACCCGCCCGCTACCGCCGCGGCTTCATCCACAACGGCATCATGGTGGGTGCtggtctctgctgcttctcttctcctgcctcccccacCAAAACAGAACCTCGGGAAGTGGtttctgtgcagctccagggtgAGGGGGTTGTTCTCCCTTGCTCATCCTGCATGGGTGAAGCTTGTGTGAGGACAGTTTTTGGCTTTTCCATCTGTCCACTTCTGTGTGTGGATTCAAGTCAAGGGTTGTGAGGGGCAGTGGAACTAGTTCTGACCTCTGAGGTCAGGTTCCCCCTTTTtgttgggaagggaaggagacCCAGCTCTCAAAGCCTGAAGGAGGCCATGTGGCCATTTCATTGCCCTGGCTCTTCCACCTGTTCCATCcatgtattttttccctccccaggtACTCCCCCGGCAAACCTGTGGCCTGTTCACACACACCATTTTCTACAATGAATATCCTGGTGGCTCCAGTGAGCTGGACAAAATCATCAATGGGGGTGAATTGTTCCTGACTGTGCTCCTGAACCCTGTAAGTactgcccagggagggacaggcaggtgtcttgcagagctgtcctggcactgctgcgGAAGATGTTCCCAGTGTCCTCAGCAAGGGTGGGGCCATTTGTGGGATGGCTGCTGGGTGAGGCTGCTCCAACCCCTGCTCTGTTCTCTGGGCTTCAGATCAGCATCTTCATGACCCACCTGTCCAACTACGGCAACGACCGCCTGGGCTTGTACACCTTCAAGCACCTGGTCCGCTTCCTCAACTCCTGGACCAACCTGAAGCTGCAGACGCTGCCCCCCgtgcagctggcacagaaatACTTCCAGATCTTTTCCGAGGAGAAGGACCCACTGTGGCAGGTACCCCTGTGCCTATAGTAGGGGGAGTGACCCTGTTTATTGTGCTGGGAGAGGGTAGTGGGTATAGCTGGCCTTGCTCTGAGGCTCAGATAGCTTCCAACATGGATTTCCTTCTGAACCTGGGTAAGCAGTGTTTAACCAACCTCTGGTTGGTTCTGCAGGCATTGCCAGAATGGAGTTTGTGATAAGCCAAATCTTTGTCCTGCCTGCTGAGCAGAGTGGcctccctgtgtgtgtgctcaggCTGGAGGGGCTGAGCAGTGGTGTGGGGTCCCAtccaggctgctctgtccctgacCCTCCACACTGTGTTTCAGGATCCCTGTGAAGACAAACGACACAAAGACATTTGGTCCAAAGAAAAGACCTGTGACCGATTCCCGAAGCTCCTCATCATCGGGCCTCAAAAAACAGGTGCTTCCCTTCACCCTCAGTGCTGTGAGCCTGCTGGGAGGCTTCACAGGACTCCCACACTCTCAAAGAGCCTCTGTCAGCCCTTCTGCCTTGAAGCAGAGCTCGGAGGGAGGTTTGGCCTGTGTCAACTCCCTCTTTCTGTCTGTCCAAAGGAACAACTGCTCTTTATCTCTTCCTGGGAATGCACCCAGATCTGAGCAGCAACTACCCCAGCTCAGAGACTTTTGAGGAGATACAGTTCTTCAATGGACACAACTATCACAAGGGCATCGACTGGTGGGTCTCTGGATTGTGAGGAGTATGCTGGGGGTGCCCATAAGTTTGGGCAGGGGAGCAGTGGTGCTGTGGAGCATCCCTGCTGAGTGTCTGAGATGTCACCTGTGAGGGCTGGGGCCATCTTGTGGTGCCTGTCTGCCAGCCTCACACTGTGCCTCCCCCAGGTACATGGAAttcttccccatcccctccaACACCACCTCTGACTTCTACTTTGAGAAAAGTGCCAACTACTTTGACTCTGAAGTGGCTCCTCGGcgagctgcagccctgctgtccaAGGCCAAAATCATCACCATCCTCATCAACCCTGCAGACAGAGCCTACTCCTGGTATCAGGTGAgcctctgcctctcccctggcctgggcagtgctgtgggacagTGGGCAGAGGCTTGGTTTGGGATGTGGGGTgactgcaggtgctgtgctAGTTGGCTGAACGTGATGCACGAGGACACATCGTGGTGGCCTGGGAGGCACTGAATCTCATGGGCAGCCCAGGATTTGGGTTACCCTGGGCACAAACCTGCCTTGTTCCTGCCTGACAGCACCAGCGAGCTCACGATGACCCGGTTGCCCTGAAGTTCACCTTCCACGAGGTGATCACAGCGGGGCCCGAGGCCGCCCCGAAGCTGCGCGCGCTGCAGAGCCGCTGCCTGGTGCCGGGCTGGTACGCCACCCACATCGAGCGCTGGCTCAACAGCTTCCACGCCAACCAGGTAGGGATGGCAGCACCCCAAtcctgcagtggcagcacccagggagAGCCCTCACCCAAGCAAGGATGTGGGGGAAAGAGATCTTGGATCCAAGGTCCGCTGTGGAGTTGTTCCCATGGCAGCTGTTTTTCTTACGCCCTATAAACCACGGGGAGAGGAGTAAAAATACTTGGGGAAGGGCCAGAGGGGAGGTGCTGTGCAAGAAGGGAACCTGGTGATGGATAACACACAAAGAATGTCCTTGTGTGGATTGTCACAGCAGGGTTAAAGGGGAGTTGGGACAGAGGGCTCTGGGTGGCTCTGCGGGGTCACCCAACACTCATTGGCCATAGacccctggggctgccctgtcTGGTGTCACCACAGCATTGAACAGGACAAAAATAGCAGGTGAAGCTGCCTATAGTTCAAGCTGTCTGCAGGAAAAATGGGAGCTGgatgccagccctgctgtgacccacacagtgcagcactgctggagagTACGGGATCAATCCCTGAATGATTTTTCCACTGTTGATTAACCTTATAAAGTCTTATTAGCTGCCTGCTGCTAGTGTAATTGCTGTATTGCAATCTCAGCTGCCTGTGGGTTGGGTAGCCCTGAGCAGAAGCTCTGATGTTGTCCTAGGTGGGTCCTGGCTTTAGttgcatttcattttccaaCATCCAGTGTAAGGGAGCACTGGGGCACATTGGTATTTAGCAGGTGTCCTTGTGCAGGCTGGTGGCAGATTTAGCTCCGCGATGACCAAAGGTGTGGTAAAGGTGTCCTCTTgcctgaggagagcagggctgggagccagtGGCACCTCACCACTGCCTTGCTCTCTGCAGATCCTGGTGCTGGATGGCAAGCTGCTCCGAACTGAACCCGCCAAGGTGATGGAGACGGTCCAGAAGTTCCTTGGTGTAACCAACTTCATCGATTATCACAAGACCCTGGCGTAAGTCCTTCCCCCAGCTTCTCCTTCCTCCACCCTGCCATTGCTCCCATGCAGTGGgttgccctggggacacccagcactgtcccagagctgcccccagccttGGGcctctccacagagctgctgttgaTTTTGATGAGGCTGAGCTTTTGCCTGAGACTTACCCAGACTCTACAGTGAGGTCACTGCAGGCAGCCcaagggcagccctgggctcctggagCAGAATTCAGGAGTGCATTTGTGACACAGATGATGGTATTGAGCCCTGGCATTCCATCTCCTCATAGATtcctgagagcagctgctggctgtgtgGCACCTCTGTAGGTGTCAccttgctctgtgctttccatTTAAACCCCACTGTGGGAAGGCTCAGGACTCCtagagaaataataatttgcCTATATGTGTCCACCCAAGTGCTGTGGGGCACTTGAGGGCATCCAGGGACAAAAATGCCATTACAGAAAATGGTAACTAAACCCAGGTATACTCTGTGCTCCCTCAGGAGGGCAGTGAATGAGCCTTGGTGGACTGCTTATTGCACAGCTGCAAGGGGTTGTCTCAGAGGGTTGATGACAGGATGTTAGCTGGGTTGTGGATTTCAGAAGTGGAGAagtgccctgtgcagggctggacagcagTGGGACCTGCTGGACAGGATGTCTGTGGGAGGTGTGAGGGGGATAAGAGGGCTGAGACAGAGCTCTTGCTTCGCAGGTTTGATCCAAAGAAAGGATTCTGGTGTCAGCTTCTGGatggagggaaaacaaaatgcttgGGAAAGAGCAAAGGGAGGAAGTACCCCGAGATGGATTCAGATGTGAGTATGCAGAGTATGCAGAAAGCCTGCTGGGCTGgtcctgagctgggctgtgctggggtggtggGTTCCAGGCTGCTCCCCTGATGCTCCTCTTTGCTCTCCTGTTGCAGTCACGCTCCTTCCTGCGGGACTATTACAGGGACCATAACATAGAGCTCTCCAAGCTCCTGTACAAAATGGGGCAGACATTGCCCACCTGGCtgcgggaggagctgcagagcaccaggtagctgctgctgccacccccagccacACATGAGCGGGGCTgaccctgtgccagcaggaccTTCTCAGCAATACCTGGCCTTGGAGGGGACCCCAGGAGTGCACAGCATCACTGGAGGCTTGGAGGGGACCCCCAGGAGCATATGGCTGCACCAGAGGCTTGGAGAGGACCCCTCGGAGCACAGGGCTCCACTGGAGGCTGTCTGAGCACTGATTCGACTCTGCAATCCCTGTGCTCTCACCTCTCTGCCTGCCCCCCACCTgtatctcattttatttttcctttttaattcccagtcccttcccaccctgctCTGGCGTAGGGAAGTGGCACAAATTCCCCTTTCTCTACTCAAAGAGGGTTGCAACTGCCTtgagccaagggcagcaccagaGCTGTCCCTCACTTCCTGGTCTGAGGGTGGAGGAGCTGTCCTGGGTGCACTGGTGGTCACtttgctgagctggagcagagggatggagctggtgGATACCCAAAGCACAGAGGAACCCTCACCCACTCCTGCCATCAGTCCCATGGCAGGAAATAGGAGAGTTTGCTGGATTCCCCCAGCACCTACTTGGAAAAGCTAAGAACAAGGTGgacttttctttcaaatttctttGTCATCTCTGTCATCATTTTCAAGTTCCTCAACCTCTGGCAccccctccatgggcagtgTGGTGGGAATGTGGCCTGGCAGGAGAAGGGGCTAGCATGCTGGTCTGGGCATACTGGTCCCTGTATGCTCATACTGGTCCCAGTATGCTCATGGTCCCAGTTTGCTCAAGCCCATCCTGCAATCTTGTACACATGTGGTATTTCCTGTGGTAAAGCCAAGTGGTGCCCAGCACACCCTGGCATGGAGGAGAGCTCGGGGGCAGAACAGACATTGGGATAACGGCAATCAGAAGAATGCTGAGAACTTCAAACCTcttgaatattaaaaatgaaagtattttaataatgtTGGGTTTTACCGGGGTGGGGCGGGTGGTTGTTCATTTGGTTCGCCTTTTTGCAGGGAGGTGTTTTTCTTCAGTGCCAGAATTTGTACCTAAACCCCGAGGGTTTTGCGTGGTCTCTTTGGTTGTTAGACATGACATGGACACAGGTCAGTGGGGAAATGGGACAGTTTCCCAGAGGGAGACACATCTCTGtaccagagctgcagcctctcccaaGCCCTAGGATTCGTTGGCACACGAGACTGAGCCATCAGGGGTTTACAGGGATGAGGGCCCACGTTTCCCCTTGCTTGGAGCTGCCCCGCAGGATGTGGGATGGCAGCGGTTCCGTGGGAGGGGGTGCaatgccaggctgcagccagagtggggcagggcagtggggtgAATGAATTCTCTGCCCGTGTGAGGGGCCCCGCTGGCAGCAGCGTTCCCACCGGGATGTTTCCCCT from Prinia subflava isolate CZ2003 ecotype Zambia chromosome 16, Cam_Psub_1.2, whole genome shotgun sequence encodes:
- the NDST1 gene encoding bifunctional heparan sulfate N-deacetylase/N-sulfotransferase 1 — protein: MTVLARARRGIWQLSPQVVLLLLFAFCLLSVFVSAYYLYGWKRGLEPSGDVAGPDCDEPKVAPSRLLPLKTLKVADSSRTDPLVLVFVESLYSQLGQEIVAILESSRFKYRTEIAPGKGDMPTLTDKDRGRFALIIYENILKYVNLDAWNRELLDKYCVEYGVGIIGFFKANENSLLSAQLKGFPLFLHSNLALKDCSINPKSPLLYITRPSEVEKGVLPGEDWTVFQSNHSTYEPVLLAKTKSAESIPHMSVDAALHTTVMQDLGLHDGIQRVLFGNNLNFWLHKLVFVDSVSFLTGKRLSLPLDRYILVDIDDIFVGKEGTRMKVEDVKALFDTQNELRTHIPNFTFNLGYSGKFFHTGTDAEDEGDDLLLSYVKEFWWFPHMWSHMQPHLFHNQSVLAEQMTLNKKFAVEHGIPTDMGYAVAPHHSGVYPVHVQLYEAWKQVWSIRVTSTEEYPHLKPARYRRGFIHNGIMVLPRQTCGLFTHTIFYNEYPGGSSELDKIINGGELFLTVLLNPISIFMTHLSNYGNDRLGLYTFKHLVRFLNSWTNLKLQTLPPVQLAQKYFQIFSEEKDPLWQDPCEDKRHKDIWSKEKTCDRFPKLLIIGPQKTGTTALYLFLGMHPDLSSNYPSSETFEEIQFFNGHNYHKGIDWYMEFFPIPSNTTSDFYFEKSANYFDSEVAPRRAAALLSKAKIITILINPADRAYSWYQHQRAHDDPVALKFTFHEVITAGPEAAPKLRALQSRCLVPGWYATHIERWLNSFHANQILVLDGKLLRTEPAKVMETVQKFLGVTNFIDYHKTLAFDPKKGFWCQLLDGGKTKCLGKSKGRKYPEMDSDSRSFLRDYYRDHNIELSKLLYKMGQTLPTWLREELQSTR